Genomic segment of Gemmatimonadota bacterium:
GGTACGGGCCGATCCATTCGGTGGCGTCGATGACCCCGCGTTCGAGGTTGGTATAGATCTCGCCGACGGGGGACAGAATGGCCGAACCGCCCGCCCGCTTGATCACGTCACCGCCCAGGCCCGGTATCCGCATCTTCAGTCCCTGGAGGTCGTCGGCGGTGTTGATTTCCTTCCTGAACCAGCCTCCCATCTGGAAGCCGGTATTGCCCGCGGGCATGGGGATCAGGTTGAATGGGGCGTAGATTTCCTCCCATAACTCCAGTCCGCCGCCGCTGTAGAGCCAGGCGGTGACCTGTTGCGCGTTCATCCCGAAGGGTACCGACGAAAAGAACTGGGTGGCAGGCGCTTTCCCCGCCCAGTAGTACGCGGCGCCGTGTCCCATTTCCGCCACACCCTGGCTGACCGCTTCGAATCCCTCGAGGGCCGGAATCAACTCGCCGCCCGCATACACCGTGATCTTCATCCTCCCCTCGGACATTTCCTCCACCCATTGGGAAAGGAGTCGCGCACTCTCCTGCAATATGGGCAGGTTCGGCGTCCAGGTGGTGACCATCTTCCACTCATAGGTCCTGTCCGTACGGATAGCGGGACCGCTGCTTTCCTGCCCGGATCCGCAACCAGCCATCAGTGCGGCCCCACCGGCCAATCCGGCCGTGGATGCCGTCTTCAGAAACTCGCGCCGTTTGATCTGGTCCATCCTCTTCCTCCATGAATCGGGTTAGTCCCGCGTTTGGTTCTTATAAGTCGTCCCGCGTCCTGCGGCCGACCGGAAGCAGCCCTCCGGCCGAACCCTACATCGTATCGGCAAACAGGCTGCTCACCGATTCTCCGTTGTGGATCCTTCGAATCGTCTCCGCCAGGAGCGAAGCGACGGAAAGGATGACCATGTGGGGAAGTCGCTTGTCTTCACCGATGGGTACCGTGTTCGTCGTGACGATTTCGTCGATCCGGTCACTCTGTCTGAACCGCTCGATGGCCCCGCCGCTGAATACCCCGTGCGTACAAACGACGGAAATCCGCTGTACGTTGCGTTCTTCCAACAGCTGGATCAGTTCGAAGATACTGCCGCCGGTTGCGATCTCATCGTCCATGATGATCGCATTCTTGCCGGAAACGTCCCCCACGATCATGTCGATTACGACCTTTTCATCCGAGATGCGGCGCTTGTTGCCCGCCGCCACCGGCAGCATCAACTGCCGCGCGAAATGGGCCGCATTCTTCGCGTTGCCCAGGTCCGGAGAAACCACGACCGTGTTGCTCAGATCCCGCTGCTGGAAGTGCTGCGCCAGTACCTTGATCGCGTTCAGGTGATCTACCGGGATACTGAAAAACCCGTGAACCTGCGGTTGGTGCATTTGCAGGGTGAGTATGCGATTGGCGCCGGCCGTTCCCAGCAGATCGGCGACCAGGCGACCGGCGATGGATATGCGGGGAGCATCCTTCTTGTCGGATCTCGAGTAGGAGTAATAGGGTAGCACGGCGGTGGTGCGCGCCGCCGACGCCCCGCGGGCGGCATCCAGCATCAACAACAGTTCAACCAGGTTCTCCTGCACCGGAGGACCCAGCGGTTGGATGATGTAGACATCGCCTTCCCGGCAGTTCGCATTCAACTGGACCTGGAGGCAGTCGTTGCTGAATCGCGTCAGGGTACTGGCTCTCAGCGGTACGTTCAGATAGTGGCAGACCTCTTCCGACAGCGCGGGATGGGAAGAGCCGCTGAATACCACGATACTGTTCATGTATCCGTCTCTGTACGCGCGACCCGATTCAAACTCCGGGCGGCCTGGAGCGATGCTGCTTGAAGCCACCGTAAATCAAGGGAAACCAGGCCCCCATGTCAAGTACAATATCCGGCTGTTCGCGGCGAAATCCGGCCGTTCATGGCGAAGCGGCGATCACGACCAGATGCTTGGAAGCCGTCAGCCTGTCGAGTGTGGGCAGCATCTGTTCTATGTATAGTATGTACGGGCCGGCAGGCAGCCCGCGTCCGTGCTGATCCGTTCCGTCCCAGGTAAAGACATGACGGCTGGCTACCGTCGCTTGATCGATGAGCGTTGTGAGAAACCGTCCATGGATATCGAATACCATGGCGTGTAGAATTCCGTGGGATGCGGGCAGGTCGACTGTCACCAGGCAGACGTCTTCGTAGTTGTCGCCATCAGGTGAGAACGGATTGTTGCTGAAATGCACGGAAACGCCGTCCGGAATGCGGGATACATAGAGTGCGTTTCGCCGGCCCGGGGTACCGCCGCCCGCGTCGGCGGACGGTCCCCAGACGGGCGGATCGAAGTCCGGGTTCACCAGTTCCACGGAACGGCCTGGGTCGGGATTCGAGGCCTCGTCGTATTCCGCGTCATGGACGGGTGTTCCCAGCGCGTCCAGTAGCCATATCGTCGCACCGCTGTTCCGCAGCCTTTCCCAGCCGCCCATTGCCTCCACCACGGTACCGCCGAAGCCGGGGTGCGTTTCCCGGAACAGGGCGGCGTCATGGGCAATGACGACATAGCCATGGCCTTCGATCGTCAGTCGGTCCGTGGAAATGAGGCGCACCCGTTCCACGTGATCCAGCCTCAACGCGCTGCCGGCAAGATCGACCGCACCGCTCCCCCTGTTGTACAGTTCGATCCATTCGGTCCGGTTCGGACCGGGGTTGAACATAATTTCATTGATGACCACGTTTTCCATTGAACTCCCGGTGTCTTGTGGCGCCATGGGTTCCAAAGGTTCGGCGGGTTCTTCCGGTTCCTCCGGCACTTCCGGTTCCTCCGGCTCCACCGGCCCGGACGTGGGAGGAAGGTCGCTCGCCGTGCTGTTTCGGAACCCCGGAGTGGATCCACCGTGATGTGTGGACGGCATACGGTTGGACTCGTCCACCGGCAGGTCGA
This window contains:
- a CDS encoding TRAP transporter substrate-binding protein, producing the protein MDQIKRREFLKTASTAGLAGGAALMAGCGSGQESSGPAIRTDRTYEWKMVTTWTPNLPILQESARLLSQWVEEMSEGRMKITVYAGGELIPALEGFEAVSQGVAEMGHGAAYYWAGKAPATQFFSSVPFGMNAQQVTAWLYSGGGLELWEEIYAPFNLIPMPAGNTGFQMGGWFRKEINTADDLQGLKMRIPGLGGDVIKRAGGSAILSPVGEIYTNLERGVIDATEWIGPYHDYLMGFYRAAQYYYYPGWHEPGTVTELMVNKSAFEELPAYLQTVIRTAAARSTHWVLSEFDARNNEYLQKLVNEEGVQLRRFPDTVLTTLKGYSEEVIAQLVETDEDSRRVYESFTAFRNTVTGWTDLGEKIYYSGAMG
- a CDS encoding ribose-phosphate pyrophosphokinase; amino-acid sequence: MNSIVVFSGSSHPALSEEVCHYLNVPLRASTLTRFSNDCLQVQLNANCREGDVYIIQPLGPPVQENLVELLLMLDAARGASAARTTAVLPYYSYSRSDKKDAPRISIAGRLVADLLGTAGANRILTLQMHQPQVHGFFSIPVDHLNAIKVLAQHFQQRDLSNTVVVSPDLGNAKNAAHFARQLMLPVAAGNKRRISDEKVVIDMIVGDVSGKNAIIMDDEIATGGSIFELIQLLEERNVQRISVVCTHGVFSGGAIERFRQSDRIDEIVTTNTVPIGEDKRLPHMVILSVASLLAETIRRIHNGESVSSLFADTM